One genomic window of Quercus robur chromosome 6, dhQueRobu3.1, whole genome shotgun sequence includes the following:
- the LOC126690114 gene encoding putative F-box protein At2g04810 codes for MIQFLRKKLITKAVLLADPSRCKNFVVVVIYGFLSRLAFVKHGDTTWTNLSGAADQVYRDIICYNNQLYALDGNLSVKVWGFQGPSANEIMTIPPLTLLKDVDSTRKSSRDICVSTQIYLVKTSSELLFIERFIRKSFKEHSTKDGTQTVVCSFSTKMFCVFELNLREQRWEKVKSLNDQVLFLGGNQSISFSGLDVFNRCKPNSIYFTDDKWNDEYDTKFSYGGHDVGLFNLDDQIITHFYDSDLEKIDPPPFWMTPNSR; via the coding sequence ATGATCCAATTTTTGCGGAAGAAACTCATCACCAAAGCTGTCTTGTTGGCAGACCCATCACGTTGCAAAAACTTTGTGGTGGTAGTGATCTATGGTTTTCTGTCAAGGCTTGCATTTGTTAAGCATGGAGACACAACATGGACCAACCTCAGCGGTGCAGCTGATCAAGTCTACCGTGACATTATATGCTACAATAATCAGCTTTACGCATTGGATGGCAATCTTTCAGTGAAAGTATGGGGTTTTCAAGGTCCCTCTGCCAATGAAATCATGACCATTCCACCTTTGACACTACTAAAAGATGTTGATAGTACTCGAAAGTCTTCTAGAGACATTTGTGTTTCAACGCAGATCTATCTGGTGAAGACCTCAAGTGAGCTCTTGTTCATCGAACGGTTCATTCGAAAATCTTTTAAGGAACATAGTACCAAAGACGGCACACAGACTGTGGTTTGTTCATTTAGTACAAAGATGTTTTGTGTCTTCGAGTTAAATTTGAGAGAGCAAAGATGGGAAAAGGTGAAATCTTTGAACGATCAGGTTCTGTTCTTGGGTGGAAATCAGTCCATATCATTCTCCGGTCTTGATGTTTTCAATCGGTGCAAACCAAATTCCATTTATTTCACGGATGATAAATGGAATGATGAGTATGATACGAAGTTCTCGTATGGTGGCCATGATGTTGGATTGTTCAATTTAGATGATCAAATTATTACGCATTTTTATGATTCTGATTTGGAGAAGATCGATCCACCACCCTTTTGGATGACTCCAAATTCACGGTGA